The following proteins are co-located in the Pyricularia oryzae 70-15 chromosome 1, whole genome shotgun sequence genome:
- a CDS encoding ent-kaurene oxidase, with product MTPSPVAREDMQTVNHSSAIFGRYNFFSRMDATMEGPAGDQIGTQFHHLSYYIALACILLGAYFFKLQKNAKRSQVDAPYYKASIWKWMFDAETQIIESYNKFYGKVYQIKATEGMQLVLPPAFVAELKSLPEETLSATAAMCEAMLSEYTHFHFANNGDLLAALVKTKLAQNATNSTIVPRLKEEIDVLVAEEFPECRDWTTFKIQPFTLRAVTRMAGRIFVGPEINRREDWVETNINFVVHVFMTVAKLQFMPQFLRPIGQYLVPDVRRTAADLEKAGNLLKPIIDQRMRDKENFPGYEAPADMISWLLETLSDKDRADIAVHAQLQLMLAMASGHGTNNIIVDCIFDLADDPDLQDELREEVEAAYATGAPGSDWTKEKLLMLKKMDSLMKEVQRFRGNLIGFHRKVLKPISLSDGTYLPPGTKLLVPQAGISRDGAFYQYPDHFDPMRFYKLRQQQQQSSRDSSGSGDEDSARHHQFTAIVDTNVNFGGGKHACPGRFFACTEIKLLLAYFLRNYEVRLKPGEGRPKPFTMMMSKVPNPDGEVQFRRRECAEY from the exons ATGACACCGTCCCCGGTGGCTCGAGAAGATATGCAGACGGTGAACCACTCATCCGCCATTTTTGGAAGATATAATTTCTTCTCAAGGATGGACGCAACTATGGAAGGCCCCGCCGGGGATCAAATCGGGACGCAATTTCACCACCTCAGCTACTATATCGCGCTGGCATGCATATTATTGGGCGCATACTTTTTCAAACTGCAGAAAAATGCCAAGAGGAGTCAGGTTGATGCGCCTTATTACAAGGCCTCGATATGGAAATGGATGTTTGACGCCGAGACCCAGATCATCGAAAGCTATAACAAG TTTTATGGCAAAGTCTACCAAATAAAAGCAACAGAAGGCATGCAACTGGTACTACCACCGGCGTTTGTGGCAGAGCTGAAGAGCCTGCCTGAAGAGACGCTGAGCGCAACCGCAGCGATGTGTGAG GCCATGTTGAGCGAATACACCCACTTCCACTTCGCCAACAACGGCGATCTGTTGGCGGCTTTGGTGAAAACCAAACTTGCCCAGAACGCAACCAACTCCACTATCGTGCCGCGATTAAAAGAGGAGATCGATGTCCTGGTGGCTGAAGAATTCCCCGAGTGTCGCGACTGGACGACCTTCAAGATACAGCCCTTTACGCTCCGTGCGGTAACTCGCATGGCCGGGCGCATCTTTGTGGGGCCGGAAATCAACCGACGCGAGGACTGGGTCGAGACCAACATCAACTTTGTCGTGCACGTCTTCATGACCGTGGCCAAGCTGCAGTTCATGCCGCAGTTTCTGCGCCCGATAGGACAGTACCTCGTGCCCGACGTGCGACGCACTGCTGCCGATCTCGAAAAGGCCGGGAACTTGCTGAAGCCTATCATTGACCAGCGGATGCGCGACAAGGAGAACTTTCCAGGCTATGAGGCGCCCGCAGACATGATTTCCTGGCTGCTCGAAACTCTCTCCGACAAAGACCGGGCTGACATTGCTGTCCATGCCCAGCTGCAACTCATGCTTGCGATGGCCAGTGGCCACGGCACCAACAACATCATTGTCGACTGCATCTTCGATCTTGCCGATGACCCTGACCTGCAGGACGAACTGCgagaggaggtggaggctgCGTATGCTACCGGGGCACCCGGGAGTGACTGGACCAAGGAGAAGCTTCTGATGCTGAAGAAGATGGATAGCCTCATGAAGGAGGTGCAGCGGTTTCGAGGCAATCTCA TCGGCTTCCACCGCAAAGTCCTGAAGCCCATATCCCTCTCCGACGGCACCTACCTCCCTCCAGGAACAAAGCTGCTCGTCCCACAGGCGGGCATCTCCCGCGACGGGGCCTTTTACCAGTACCCCGACCACTTTGACCCGATGCGCTTCTACAAGCTccggcaacagcagcaacaaagcAGCCGAGACTCGAGCGGGTCCGGGGACGAGGACTCGGCCAGGCACCACCAGTTCACGGCCATTGTTGACACCAACGTCAActttggcggcggcaagcACGCCTGCCCGGGCCGGTTTTTTGCCTGCACCGAGATCAAGCTGCTTCTGGCGTACTTTTTGAGAAACTACGAGGTCCGCCTCAAGCCGGGCGAGGGGAGGCCCAAGCCCTTCACCATGATGATGTCAAAAGTCCCGAACCCAGACGGCGAGGTGCAGTTCCGCAGGAGGGAGTGTGCCGAATACTGA
- a CDS encoding repressible acid phosphatase, translated as MASLKTLLALLPLAIPSLASSLNSEYTFNPLHHLAGIAPYFEPLDPPRSPDAPQGCTVTRAAYLSRHAAIYANDFDYEEYMGPFISKWKNQSSVDWARIPSLSFLAHWEPPVTEAEASLLTRMGKLEASRLGVDLSFRYPNLSLPQHVWTSSAERTFESAKSLVRGFQREDNTIRVVSIYEGKESGSNSLTPYKACPAYSGSTGSEQSQVYQEKFTKPIKARFNAAAPGFNFTTKDVFGMMQLCGYESLIRGRSKFCDLDLFGPDDWLGWEYSEDVRYHYNVGYGFPAAGYIGMPWLQATADLMTRDGGPEAEDLYISFTHRELPPMVMVAMGLFNNSQFGGSEATVNATMPSDAENPHRAWRSSHIVPFLTNIALERLECSGSYGFDNGQYHRVLVNSSPQLIPGCNDGPGTSCSKAAFEQFIKERTERFKGFSEKCGVSYQNSTDTMTLYTDGKAGNGSFVGKRYNAFPRE; from the coding sequence ATGGCATCACTCAAGACCCTTCTGGCTCTACTTCCCTTGGCCATCCCATCTCTCGCCTCGAGCCTCAACTCCGAGTACACATTCAACCCTCTCCACCACCTCGCCGGCATAGCGCCCTACTTTGAGCCGCTGGACCCCCCGAGATCTCCAGACGCGCCGCAGGGCTGCACCGTGACCCGTGCCGCCTACCTCAGCCGCCATGCCGCCATCTACGCCAACGACTTTGACTATGAGGAGTACATGGGCCCCTTCATCTCCAAGTGGAAGAATCAATCCTCCGTGGATTGGGCCCGGATCCCCTCGCTCAGTTTCCTAGCTCACTGGGAGCCGCCCGtcaccgaggccgaggcatCTCTCCTGACCCGGATGGGCAAGCTCGAGGCCTCGAGGCTCGGTGTTGACCTCAGCTTCCGCTACCCAAACCTCAGCTTACCCCAGCACGTGTGGACCTCGTCCGCTGAACGCACCTTTGAGTCCGCCAAGTCCCTCGTGCGCGGCTTTCAGCGCGAGGATAACACCATCCGCGTTGTCAGTATCTACGAGGGCAAGGAGTCTGGTTCCAATAGCCTGACCCCCTACAAGGCCTGCCCGGCCTACTCGGGCTCAACCGGGAGCGAGCAGAGCCAGGTGTACCAGGAGAAGTTTACCAAACCCATCAAGGCCCGCTTCAACGCTGCAGCCCCGGGGTTCAACTTCACCACCAAGGACGTCTTTGGCATGATGCAGCTTTGCGGCTACGAGTCCCTCATTCGAGGCCGCTCCAAGTTTTGCGACCTCGACCTCTTTGGCCCGGACGACTGGCTCGGTTGGGAGTACTCGGAGGACGTCCGCTACCACTACAATGTCGGCTACGGCTTCCCCGCCGCCGGATACATTGGCATGCCTTGGTTGCAGGCGACTGCCGACCTGATGACGCGCGACGGCGGCCCTGAGGCTGAGGACCTATACATCAGCTTTACGCACCGCGAGCTTCCGCCCATGGTCATGGTCGCCATGGGCCTGTTCAACAACTCGCAATTCGGCGGATCAGAAGCCACCGTCAACGCCACCATGCCCTCCGATGCCGAGAACCCACACCGCGCCTGGCGCTCCTCGCACATCGTCCCCTTCCTGACCAACATCGCCCTCGAGCGTCTCGAGTGCTCCGGCAGCTATGGCTTCGACAACGGCCAGTACCATCGCGTCTTGGTCAACAGCTCACCTCAGCTGATTCCCGGTTGCAACGATGGACCGGGCACGAGCTGCTCCAAGGCTGCATTCGAGCAGTTCATCAAGGAGAGGACCGAGCGGTTCAAGGGATTCTCGGAAAAGTGCGGTGTGTCTTACCAGAACTCGACGGATACGATGACACTGTACACCGATGGCAAGGCCGGAAACGGCAGCTTTGTTGGAAAGCGCTATAATGCATTCCCCCGGGAATAG
- a CDS encoding ubiquitin carboxyl-terminal hydrolase 2, translating to MSGGWNTIESDAGVFTYLLEELGVKGVQFEELLTLEPESLASLHPVYGVIFLFKYPTDQPYRAEKPLDGDFDHDAADDGSLFFASQTIQNACGTQALLSVLLNRTADVEVGPALSDFREFTMPLPAEFRGEALSNSDLIRSVHNSFARSSPFADETSRPADADSEDAFHFIAYTAAGGRLWELDGLQPAPISHGPCDSTDGEDFANKVMAVLQRRMQRYESSEIRFNLLAMCRDLRLRAAELGDVEAAERERRKRREWRFENGLRRHNFVGFAGEVLRGVVAAKVNEGGGEAYDKWVEQAKQKMMKRIGDRSERKRSAAGGGDVEMAG from the exons ATGAGTGGAGGGTGGAATACCA TCGAGTCCGATGCG GGCGTCTTCACATACCTCCTCGAAGAGCTCGGTGTCAAGGGCGTCCAGTTCGAGGAGCTCCTGACCCTCGAGCCTGAATCCCTGGCCTCGCTCCACCCCGTCTACGGCGTCATCTTTCTCTTCAAGTACCCGACCGACCAACCGTACCGCGCCGAGAAACCCCTCGATGGCGACTTTGACCACGACGCTGCCGACGACGGCAGCCTCTTCTTCGCGAGCCAGACCATCCAGAACGCGTGCGGCACTCAGGCCCTGCTCTCAGTCTTACTCAACCGGACCGCCGACGTCGAGGTCGGCCCTGCCCTGTCGGACTTTAGGGAGTTCACCATGCCCTTGCCCGCCGAGTTCCGCGGCGAAGCCCTGTCCAACTCGGACCTGATCCGCAGCGTCCACAACAGCTTCGCGCGCTCCTCGCCCTTTGCCGACGAGACCAGCCGgcccgccgacgccgactCGGAGGACGCCTTCCATTTCATTGCCTACACCGCCGCGGGCGGCCGCCTCTGGGAGCTCGACGGCCTGCAGCCCGCACCCATCAGCCACGGACCCTGCGACAGCACCGACGGCGAGGACTTTGCTAACAAGGTCATGGCCGTGCTGCAGCGCCGCATGCAGCGCTACGAATCCTCCGAGATCCGCTTCAACCTGCTCGCCATGTGCCGGGACCTGCGCCTGCGCGCCGCCGAGCTGGGCGACGTCGAGGCCGCGGAGCGTGAGCGGAGGAAGCGCCGCGAGTGGCGGTTCGAGAACGGCCTGCGCAGACACAACTTTGTAGGCTTCGCCGGTGAGGTTCTGcgcggcgtcgtggccgccaAGGTCAACGAAGGCGGTGGCGAGGCCTATGATAAGTGGGTCGAGCAGGCGAAGCAGAAGATGATGAAGAGGATAGGGGACAGGTCCGAGAGGAAGAGGAGTGCCGCTGGCGGAGGCGACGTTGAGATGGCTGGTTGA
- a CDS encoding zinc finger protein — translation MPYRQHIDREDFAMMYPDPPHGAFSAASNSMEHLNLSTESYYPRQQQQEFHPTMTFDTHGLYADVSGVQSYGNNPGLSPSIYADDACAPGLHHIHSAPPSVDSAPSSAVGSPRSAHGQPQNVSEWPSHGNLMPGIVGHGDFYSAHEYSYSTGATQAMDDFSAFEYAQQPHTKPGFVADPTLIHPGMQNFESSYPPPPSSGYPTSPGLTTGSPQHRNGSISPLPYLPNSNYHHQQQHFGQFPASLDTRRQSIHSFVSGYSAAAEPQFSGDEAAKEKQRCPHPECGKIFKDLKAHMLTHQTERPEKCPIATCDYHIKGFARKYDKNRHTLTHYKGTMVCGFCPGSGSAAEKSFNRADVFKRHLTAVHGVEQTPPNSRKKSGSGAAAKKLSSYAPDATGKCSTCSGTFTNAQEFYEHLDDCVLRIVQQEDPAEAINAKRLAEVADDKEVHMTLDKNNLPTATMTTSMENEDEDEDMMDDEDLPSPGTSNKRSKASRGMTSSRIGITPPQAKRRKGRRDYPTSWGFDKGQMNLKKRTITAFDGSRRLNKDEFWVPTDKEVRINLLDGKSYVTDVDVRTLERANGFLNATDAEKGHWDSENPATEQMMLRGL, via the exons ATGCCATATAGACAACATATCGACCGCGAAGACTTCGCCATGATGTATCCGGATCCACCCCACGGCGCCTTTTCTGCTGCTTCTAACAGCATGGAACACCTCAACCTTTCAACAGAGTCCTACTACCCaaggcaacaacaacaggagTTCCATCCCACAATGACATTTGACACTCATGGCCTCTACGCCGACGTTTCTGGTGTTCAGTCATATGGTAACAACCCTGGCCTCTCTCCCAGCATCTATGCAGATGATGCTTGTGCCCCGGGTCTTCATCATATTCACTCAGCTCCCCCGTCTGTCGACTCTGCGCCATCTTCTGCAGTTGGATCACCCCGCTCTGCACATGGCCAACCGCAAAATGTATCAGAATGGCCTTCCCACGGTAACCTCATGCCCGGCATCGTGGGCCACGGCGACTTCTACTCAGCGCACGAGTACTCGTACTCGACGGGCGCTACGCAGGCTATGGATGACTTTTCCGCTTTCGAGTACGCCCAACAACCACATACCAAGCCTGGATTTGTGG CAGATCCCACGCTCATCCATCCTGGCATGCAAAATTTCGAGTCCTCATACCCGCCGCCACCATCATCAGGCTACCCAACATCGCCTGGCCTGACTACCGGCTCTCCTCAGCACCGGAACGGCAGCATATCACCACTGCCATACCTGCCTAACAGTAACTaccaccaccagcaacaGCATTTCGGCCAGTTCCCTGCCAGCTTGGATACGCGCCGCCAGAGCATCCACTCGTTTGTGTCCGGCTACTCGGCTGCAGCAGAGCCACAGTTCAGCGGCGATgaggccgccaaggagaAGCAGCGCTGCCCACACCCCGAGTGCGGCAAGATCTTCAAGGATCTCAAGGCGCACATGCTCACCCACCAGACGGAGCGTCCTGAAAAATGCCCCATCGCGACATGCGACTATCACATCAAGGGGTTTGCGCGCAAATACGACAAGAACCGCCACACTCTGACGCACTACAAGGGAACCATGGTGTGTGGTTTCTGTCCCGGATCAGGATCGGCAGCGGAGAAGTCGTTCAACCGCGCCGATGTCTTCAAGAGGCACTTGACGGCCGTGCACGGCGTTGAGCAAACACCTCCCAACAGCCGCAAGAAGTCTGGCTCGGGCGCCGCGGCCAAGAAGCTGTCTAGCTACGCTCCCGACGCAACCGGCAAGTGCAGCACCTGCTCTGGTACCTTCACCAACGCACAGGAGTTCTACGAGCATCTGGACGACTGTGTGCTACGCATCGTGCAGCAAGAGGACCCGGCCGAGGCGATCAACGCCAAGAGGCTGGCCGAGGTGGCCGACGACAAGGAGGTCCACATGACACTGGATAAGAACAATCTGCCGACGGCGACTATGACAACATCGATGGagaacgaggacgaggacgaagacatgatggacgacgaggatctTCCCTCGCCCGGCACATCAAACAAGCGTTCAAAGGCCTCCCGTGGCATGACCAGCTCACGCATCGGCATCACTCCCCCTCAGGCCAAGCGCCGCAAGGGCCGCCGTGACTACCCAACATCGTGGGGTTTCGACAAGGGTCAGATGAACCTGAAGAAGAGGACCATTACTGCCTTTGACGGCTCGCGACGCCTGAACAAGGACGAGTTTTGGGTCCCCACCGACAAGGAGGTCAGGATCAACCTGCTAGACGGCAAGTCATATGTCACCGACGTTGATGTGCGCACCTTGGAGCGCGCCAACGGCTTCCTCAACGCCACCGATGCCGAGAAGGGACACTGGGACAGTGAGAACCCCGCAACTGAGCAGATGATGCTCAGGGGATTGTGA